A portion of the Rhodopseudomonas sp. BAL398 genome contains these proteins:
- a CDS encoding type IA DNA topoisomerase yields the protein MPDQIVITEKTSQAKDVRGAVGGRYGEILPAEGHLFDLLEPEDVVPAWKRWSPILLRPEGLYDTRPASGGNKAAKLKAIRDALRTAKRVWLATDCDREGQLIGQEILEHYKYRGEVMRVLFTAQDSQTIRAAFETAKPNADYARLYAAAVARRQADQIYNLSLTRTATVTLAQGARRVIGVGRVKTPTLAIVCRRELEIRSFVPLAYFEIVATAQVAGGQFQIRHAPRERMTRREVAEAVVEAARDFAGPLAVRVEDKRQGPPRLHDLPSLQKLCGSRFGWPASKTLEVAQSLYDGQGKKIITYPRAEVRYLPQSLISDVPRIVAGLQAGQAFGAIPVPDQPVIRRGASGSFYDKGLQGASHHAVIPNVNTIDKLKEIWPRLSPDEKKLFDVIARAYLAALMPDFRYRQTTATLDVAGFEFRAAGRQPIELGWRAAFPEWQPAEEKGDEAQLLPPLRDGETARLQDPRIEDKETRPPPRYNEGTLIEAMQNAWRFVDDETLRERLKEAKGIGTPATRAEIIGGLKKQAFLVIQGKHIVPTEAGLSLFGILQQADPALVDPGVTAQLECLLDDVVIGKQEMLGAIDAVCNVAQRIIGKLTESSAAGGPALLGDAAAGSARSFPPTAAMKRYADSLARQLGIKPPSGYKTSISICGAFLKQHAPKKADGNLNATAEPKPVSSAQLSYARKIAIAKGIVVPDPAKTDAVAMAAWIDLNRGTKRRNGHRKAAVRTAGKSASRSMTSPKRVRKSKVEAPADAAPPTPNSATATALRIPYGNKEVALKLGARYRNGGWFAPPGVDLAAFSERGWL from the coding sequence ATGCCCGATCAGATCGTCATCACCGAGAAGACCAGCCAGGCGAAAGACGTCCGGGGAGCCGTCGGTGGTCGCTACGGCGAGATCCTGCCGGCCGAGGGTCATCTGTTCGACCTGCTGGAGCCTGAGGATGTGGTGCCGGCTTGGAAGCGGTGGTCGCCGATCCTGTTGCGGCCCGAAGGCCTCTACGACACCCGTCCGGCCTCGGGCGGCAACAAGGCCGCCAAGCTCAAAGCGATCCGAGACGCGCTTCGCACCGCCAAGCGCGTCTGGCTTGCGACCGATTGCGACCGCGAAGGCCAGTTGATCGGCCAGGAGATTCTCGAGCACTACAAATATCGTGGCGAAGTCATGCGCGTGCTGTTCACCGCGCAGGATTCGCAGACCATCCGCGCGGCGTTCGAAACCGCAAAGCCCAACGCCGACTACGCGCGGCTCTACGCCGCCGCGGTGGCGCGCCGGCAGGCCGACCAGATCTACAATCTGTCGCTGACCCGCACCGCAACCGTCACCCTGGCGCAGGGTGCGCGGCGGGTGATTGGCGTCGGACGGGTGAAGACACCGACCTTGGCAATCGTGTGCCGGCGCGAGTTGGAAATTCGCAGTTTTGTCCCCCTCGCCTATTTCGAAATCGTCGCCACCGCACAAGTTGCCGGCGGGCAATTCCAGATCCGGCACGCGCCTCGGGAACGGATGACGCGGCGCGAGGTTGCCGAGGCCGTCGTCGAGGCCGCGCGTGATTTCGCCGGTCCGCTCGCGGTGCGCGTCGAGGACAAGCGGCAAGGACCGCCGAGACTGCACGATCTGCCGTCGCTGCAAAAACTCTGCGGCTCGCGCTTCGGCTGGCCGGCCAGCAAGACGCTCGAAGTGGCGCAGTCGCTTTATGACGGCCAGGGCAAGAAGATCATCACTTACCCGCGCGCCGAGGTGCGCTACCTGCCGCAGAGCCTGATCTCGGACGTGCCGCGGATCGTCGCCGGACTGCAGGCGGGGCAAGCATTCGGCGCGATCCCGGTGCCCGACCAGCCGGTGATCCGCAGGGGAGCGAGTGGCAGCTTTTACGACAAGGGACTGCAGGGCGCGAGCCATCACGCCGTCATTCCCAACGTCAACACCATCGACAAGCTGAAGGAGATCTGGCCGCGGCTGTCGCCCGACGAGAAGAAATTGTTCGACGTGATCGCGCGGGCCTATCTGGCCGCGCTGATGCCCGACTTTCGCTACCGGCAGACCACCGCAACGCTCGATGTGGCCGGCTTCGAATTTCGGGCCGCCGGCCGCCAGCCGATCGAGCTCGGCTGGCGGGCCGCCTTTCCGGAGTGGCAACCCGCGGAGGAAAAGGGCGACGAGGCGCAATTGCTGCCGCCGCTGCGCGATGGCGAGACGGCGCGGCTGCAGGATCCCAGAATCGAGGACAAGGAAACCCGGCCGCCGCCGCGCTACAATGAAGGTACGCTGATCGAAGCCATGCAAAATGCCTGGCGCTTCGTCGACGACGAGACGCTGCGCGAGCGCCTGAAGGAAGCCAAGGGCATCGGCACGCCGGCGACCCGCGCCGAGATCATCGGCGGGCTGAAGAAGCAGGCGTTCCTGGTGATCCAGGGCAAACACATCGTGCCCACCGAAGCCGGCCTATCGCTGTTCGGCATTCTGCAACAGGCCGATCCGGCGCTGGTCGATCCCGGCGTGACCGCGCAACTCGAATGCCTGCTCGACGACGTCGTGATCGGCAAGCAGGAGATGCTCGGCGCGATCGACGCGGTCTGCAATGTCGCGCAACGCATCATCGGCAAGCTGACCGAGAGCTCCGCCGCTGGAGGCCCGGCTTTGCTCGGTGATGCGGCAGCCGGTTCCGCCCGATCTTTTCCGCCGACGGCAGCGATGAAGCGCTATGCCGACAGCCTCGCCCGGCAACTCGGCATCAAACCGCCTTCCGGCTACAAGACGTCGATATCGATCTGCGGTGCCTTTCTGAAGCAACACGCACCCAAGAAGGCCGATGGCAATTTGAACGCGACGGCCGAACCCAAACCGGTGAGTTCGGCGCAATTGTCCTACGCCAGGAAAATCGCGATCGCGAAGGGCATCGTCGTGCCTGATCCGGCCAAGACCGACGCCGTCGCGATGGCCGCATGGATCGATCTGAACAGGGGCACGAAGCGACGAAACGGTCATCGCAAGGCTGCTGTTAGGACCGCCGGGAAGAGCGCCTCCCGCTCAATGACGTCGCCGAAGAGAGTTCGAAAATCGAAGGTTGAGGCGCCTGCCGACGCGGCGCCACCGACACCGAATTCTGCAACCGCCACGGCGCTGCGAATTCCCTATGGCAACAAGGAAGTCGCGCTCAAGCTCGGCGCGCGTTATCGCAATGGGGGCTGGTTCGCTCCGCCGGGAGTCGATCTTGCCGCATTCAGCGAGCGGGGATGGCTATAG
- a CDS encoding phasin produces the protein MVDQSDPFTNVTPFQLPEQVRAFAEKGVSQARESYSKLKDAAESQNGAIEAMFSSVSKGASEYSAKLLDIAKTNTSANFDFAQGLFGAKTMPEAFEMWTSHAKKQLELLTAQTKDLAELTQKVAAETVEPIKANASKMFKPAA, from the coding sequence ATGGTCGACCAATCCGATCCGTTCACGAACGTCACGCCGTTTCAGCTTCCCGAGCAGGTCCGCGCATTCGCCGAAAAGGGCGTGTCGCAGGCCCGCGAGAGCTACAGCAAGCTGAAAGACGCAGCCGAGAGTCAGAACGGCGCGATCGAGGCGATGTTCTCCTCCGTCAGCAAGGGCGCGAGTGAGTATTCCGCCAAGCTGCTCGACATCGCCAAGACCAATACCAGCGCCAATTTCGATTTCGCCCAGGGCCTGTTCGGCGCCAAGACGATGCCCGAGGCGTTCGAAATGTGGACCTCGCACGCCAAGAAGCAGCTCGAGCTGCTGACCGCCCAGACCAAGGATCTTGCCGAATTGACCCAGAAGGTGGCGGCCGAGACCGTCGAGCCGATCAAGGCCAACGCCTCGAAAATGTTCAAGCCCGCCGCCTGA
- a CDS encoding phasin yields MNQDGRFEIPKEMKSMAEAGFDQARKAFEHLLANAQQTASTIEDKGAEVRSNAKDITTRAVGYAEKNVAASLDYAQKLLHAKDLPEVLRLHAEYVQAQMKALAEQASEFGQIVSKAATDVAKPKG; encoded by the coding sequence ATGAACCAGGATGGGCGTTTCGAAATTCCGAAGGAAATGAAGTCGATGGCCGAGGCTGGTTTTGACCAGGCCCGCAAAGCCTTCGAACATCTGCTGGCCAACGCACAGCAGACCGCCAGCACGATCGAGGATAAGGGCGCGGAGGTCCGCTCCAATGCCAAGGACATCACCACCAGGGCGGTGGGCTATGCCGAAAAGAACGTCGCCGCCTCGCTGGATTATGCGCAGAAATTGCTGCACGCCAAGGATCTGCCCGAAGTGCTGCGACTGCACGCCGAATATGTTCAGGCGCAAATGAAGGCCTTGGCCGAACAGGCCAGCGAGTTCGGTCAAATCGTCAGCAAGGCCGCCACGGATGTGGCCAAGCCGAAAGGCTGA
- a CDS encoding PAS domain-containing protein — protein sequence MTKLTFQLPGMDDPRLAIHATSALPVWLWSHDGSRVIWANPVGARLLGAPNGAALAEATFGPANPQRRQVAQLSRNLPPNEAVRLERLRGFGARLGALLTCACARLTFADGTTGILIAAVESVGRPLPLTERLRKLVEGIDTPIAAFARDGLFLGSSDAARTLLGFRNLTEAGLEAARDDALRLGRAETPIGIGHLVLQRVGTGADVGLIALLVPGAVRPDSQSAATPQQPHPKAEPPPRPNEPTAAEPPVAEPPAFDYETAMTTTEAPSEYALLDQGPPMDVAREAAGAVLGEPDPAGRDPAAPVEAAEATNSKTTDNGDDARESEMPAVAPAPEPPSDPALAGAAISHQPRRHPLRFVWQMDAEGRFAIGTDEFSRLIGPRTTAAFGRPWSEITETFGLDPEGRIAAAIASRQTWSGITVLWPTDGEGPRPPVELSGLPVQDQDGNFVGYRGFGVCRDLDGLNSLAATRRAEDQPHPPQPLSAGSAPADAEPAPPGPPVLPEQTQPAAGAETVADANGEVDAAERPCPETPHQEQSETSLDTPRNVLPFRPVSEPKSPALTPVENSAFDELARQLSARLESDGIELQPSPDTVPEDPAQQAPDWLIPLATPAQGVSSRDRTLLDLLPVGVLIYRLDRLVYANAAFLARIGYASLQALEQAGGLDALLVEAGVTGSSSTCDAGTPITIAAPDAGDAPSQPAHGRLHTISWDGESALALIFDGAPQQPAAAADIVATPAVIDAPSAVGAANAEELGAILDTTAEGIVMFDEAGQLTACNRSAEALFGYEGDELVQRNLIDLFAPESQREVGDYLDSIKRAGVASLLEHGREALGRVREGGLIPLTLTMGRTRADGPNFFAVFRDLSQVRKTETELAQAQRQADRAATAKADVLARISHEVRTPLNAIIGFAEVMIDQRFGALGNERYVEYMKDIRASGERVIAIVDDMLDLSRIETGKLDLAFASQNLNELIEHCVAVTQPQANRERIIIRTSLAHQLPPVVADPQALRQITLNLIGTSIHLANAGGQVIVSTALNDFGDVVLRVRDTGHRLNDDELAAAMRPFHTPAPSDRAEASGASLALTKALVEANHAQFHIKSAPHSGTLIEVVFSRATARASY from the coding sequence ATGACGAAGCTGACGTTTCAATTGCCTGGGATGGACGATCCGCGGCTGGCGATTCATGCCACCAGCGCGCTGCCGGTTTGGCTGTGGTCGCACGATGGCAGTCGCGTGATCTGGGCCAATCCGGTCGGCGCCCGCCTGCTCGGCGCGCCGAACGGCGCCGCGCTGGCCGAGGCGACCTTCGGCCCGGCCAATCCGCAGCGGCGCCAGGTGGCGCAACTGTCCAGAAATCTGCCGCCGAACGAAGCGGTGCGGCTGGAGCGGCTGCGCGGCTTCGGCGCCCGGCTCGGCGCGCTGCTGACCTGCGCTTGCGCCCGATTGACGTTTGCCGACGGCACGACCGGCATCCTGATCGCCGCGGTGGAATCGGTCGGCCGCCCGCTGCCGCTCACCGAGCGGCTGCGCAAGCTGGTCGAAGGCATCGACACCCCGATCGCCGCCTTCGCGCGTGACGGGCTGTTTCTCGGCTCCAGCGATGCCGCGCGCACTTTGCTCGGGTTTCGCAATCTGACCGAGGCAGGACTCGAGGCGGCGCGCGACGACGCGCTGCGGCTCGGCCGCGCCGAAACCCCGATCGGGATCGGCCATCTGGTGCTGCAGCGGGTCGGCACCGGCGCCGATGTTGGCCTGATCGCGTTGCTGGTCCCGGGCGCCGTCCGCCCCGATTCGCAAAGCGCCGCGACGCCGCAACAGCCGCACCCCAAGGCTGAACCGCCGCCCCGCCCAAACGAGCCGACAGCCGCCGAACCGCCAGTAGCCGAACCGCCGGCGTTCGATTATGAAACGGCGATGACAACCACCGAGGCGCCATCCGAATACGCCTTGCTCGATCAGGGGCCGCCGATGGACGTTGCGCGCGAGGCCGCCGGTGCTGTGCTGGGCGAGCCGGATCCTGCCGGTCGCGATCCCGCGGCGCCGGTCGAGGCGGCCGAGGCGACGAATTCAAAGACAACGGACAATGGCGATGACGCGCGGGAGTCGGAGATGCCGGCCGTTGCCCCTGCGCCAGAACCTCCATCCGATCCGGCGCTCGCGGGCGCGGCTATCTCGCACCAGCCGCGCCGCCACCCGCTGCGCTTCGTCTGGCAGATGGATGCCGAGGGCCGCTTCGCGATCGGCACGGACGAATTCAGCCGCTTGATCGGGCCGCGCACCACCGCCGCGTTCGGCCGGCCCTGGAGCGAGATCACCGAAACATTCGGGCTCGACCCCGAAGGCCGAATCGCCGCAGCGATCGCCAGCCGCCAGACCTGGAGCGGCATCACCGTGTTATGGCCGACCGACGGCGAGGGCCCACGACCGCCGGTCGAACTGTCCGGCCTGCCGGTGCAGGATCAGGACGGCAATTTTGTCGGCTATCGCGGCTTCGGCGTCTGCCGCGATCTCGACGGGCTGAACAGCCTCGCCGCGACGCGCCGCGCCGAGGATCAGCCGCATCCGCCGCAACCGCTTTCGGCCGGCAGCGCGCCAGCCGATGCCGAGCCCGCACCGCCGGGCCCGCCGGTTTTGCCCGAGCAAACCCAGCCCGCCGCCGGCGCCGAGACCGTCGCTGACGCCAACGGCGAGGTCGACGCCGCCGAGCGCCCCTGTCCCGAGACCCCACATCAAGAACAATCGGAAACTTCATTGGATACGCCCAGAAACGTCCTGCCGTTCCGGCCCGTCAGCGAACCCAAATCGCCGGCGCTGACGCCGGTCGAAAACAGCGCCTTCGACGAACTCGCCCGGCAACTCTCCGCCCGGCTCGAGAGCGACGGCATCGAGCTGCAGCCCTCCCCTGACACGGTGCCGGAAGACCCGGCGCAGCAGGCCCCCGATTGGCTGATTCCGCTGGCGACCCCGGCACAGGGCGTCAGCTCACGCGACCGCACGCTGCTCGATCTGCTGCCGGTCGGCGTACTGATCTATCGGCTCGACCGGCTGGTCTATGCCAACGCCGCCTTCCTCGCTCGCATCGGCTATGCCAGCCTGCAGGCGCTGGAACAGGCCGGCGGCCTCGATGCCTTGCTGGTCGAAGCCGGCGTCACCGGCTCCAGCAGCACCTGCGACGCCGGCACGCCGATCACCATCGCGGCGCCCGATGCCGGCGACGCCCCGTCGCAACCGGCCCATGGCCGCCTGCACACGATTTCCTGGGACGGCGAATCGGCGCTGGCGCTGATCTTCGACGGAGCACCGCAACAGCCCGCCGCGGCCGCCGACATCGTCGCCACCCCAGCGGTGATCGACGCGCCCTCCGCGGTCGGCGCCGCCAATGCCGAGGAGCTCGGCGCGATTCTCGACACCACCGCCGAAGGCATCGTGATGTTCGACGAGGCCGGCCAGTTGACCGCCTGCAACCGCAGCGCCGAGGCGCTGTTCGGCTATGAGGGCGATGAGCTGGTGCAGCGCAATCTGATCGATCTGTTCGCGCCGGAGAGCCAGCGCGAGGTCGGCGACTATCTCGACAGCATCAAGCGCGCCGGCGTCGCCAGCCTGCTCGAGCACGGCCGCGAGGCGCTCGGCCGCGTGCGCGAGGGCGGCCTCATTCCGCTGACCCTGACGATGGGCCGCACCCGCGCCGACGGGCCGAATTTCTTCGCCGTGTTCCGCGACCTGTCGCAGGTCCGCAAGACCGAAACCGAACTGGCGCAGGCGCAGCGCCAGGCCGATCGCGCCGCCACCGCCAAGGCCGACGTGCTGGCGCGGATCAGCCACGAGGTCCGCACCCCGCTCAACGCCATCATCGGCTTTGCCGAAGTGATGATCGACCAGCGTTTCGGCGCGCTCGGCAATGAGCGCTACGTCGAATACATGAAGGACATCCGCGCCTCCGGCGAACGCGTGATCGCGATCGTCGACGACATGCTCGATCTGTCGCGGATCGAAACCGGCAAGCTCGACCTCGCCTTCGCCAGCCAGAACCTCAACGAGCTGATCGAACATTGCGTCGCGGTGACGCAGCCGCAGGCCAACCGCGAGCGCATCATCATCCGCACCTCGCTGGCGCATCAATTGCCGCCGGTGGTGGCCGATCCGCAGGCGCTGCGCCAGATCACGCTGAACCTGATCGGCACCTCGATCCATCTGGCCAATGCCGGCGGCCAGGTCATCGTCTCGACCGCGCTGAATGATTTCGGCGACGTCGTGCTGCGGGTCCGCGACACCGGCCATCGCCTCAATGACGACGAGCTGGCGGCGGCGATGCGCCCGTTCCACACGCCGGCGCCGAGCGACCGCGCCGAAGCCTCCGGCGCCAGCCTGGCGCTGACCAAGGCGCTGGTCGAGGCCAACCACGCCCAATTCCACATCAAGAGCGCGCCGCATTCCGGCACGCTGATCGAGGTGGTGTTTTCCCGCGCCACCGCGAGGGCGTCATACTAG
- a CDS encoding ferric reductase-like transmembrane domain-containing protein, with product MKGWRLARPTLIWVALAAAVCVPIVAAALSPLLAWRDPVYILAGFAGIIALGVTLAQPVLIGEYLPGLSARVGRRAHRWIGGALVVAVVIHVGGLWITSPPDMIDALLFASPTPFSPWGVIAMWAIFAVALLAALRRRLGLRPRTWRIAHMLLAAVIVVGSVVHAMLIEGTMETITKAALCTLVLAATVKVMADLRALRKPGTLRTETIARP from the coding sequence ATGAAGGGCTGGCGTTTGGCCCGACCGACCCTGATCTGGGTCGCCCTGGCGGCAGCTGTTTGCGTTCCGATCGTGGCCGCGGCGTTGAGCCCGCTGCTCGCATGGCGCGATCCCGTCTACATACTGGCCGGATTCGCGGGGATTATCGCGCTGGGCGTCACGCTCGCCCAGCCCGTACTCATCGGCGAATATTTGCCGGGCCTGTCCGCCCGTGTGGGGCGGCGCGCGCATCGCTGGATCGGAGGCGCGCTTGTGGTGGCGGTGGTCATCCACGTCGGAGGGCTGTGGATCACCAGCCCGCCGGACATGATCGACGCCCTGCTGTTCGCATCGCCGACGCCGTTCTCGCCCTGGGGCGTGATCGCCATGTGGGCGATCTTCGCCGTCGCACTGTTGGCTGCACTGCGCCGCCGATTGGGATTGCGACCACGAACCTGGCGCATCGCCCATATGCTCCTCGCGGCCGTCATCGTCGTCGGCAGTGTGGTCCATGCCATGCTGATCGAGGGGACGATGGAGACGATAACGAAGGCCGCGCTTTGCACGCTGGTGCTCGCAGCGACCGTCAAAGTGATGGCCGACCTGCGGGCGTTGAGAAAGCCAGGAACGTTGCGCACAGAGACTATTGCGCGACCGTAA
- a CDS encoding Twin-arginine translocation pathway signal encodes MTTTVSLDRRTLLLAAGCTVLATGIPGLVLPARAEGILPTPSMQGGSNNYRKGAPIVDRIGKGGFWMTGTVRRAGDGAPLAGQRVQIWAHTTEGYERDPQSHGATLTDKNGVFRLEMPQIVPAFGQPHGHLAYDSGEFKTVFLRPVMRSAKDTRLEAHFVLQPA; translated from the coding sequence ATGACCACCACCGTCTCGCTCGACCGCCGCACCCTCCTGCTCGCCGCCGGCTGCACCGTGCTGGCGACCGGGATTCCCGGGCTTGTGTTGCCTGCCCGCGCTGAAGGCATCTTGCCGACCCCTTCGATGCAGGGCGGGTCCAACAACTACCGCAAGGGCGCACCGATCGTGGATCGGATCGGCAAGGGTGGCTTCTGGATGACCGGCACCGTGCGTCGCGCAGGCGATGGGGCGCCGCTTGCCGGGCAGCGGGTCCAGATCTGGGCGCACACCACCGAAGGCTACGAGCGCGACCCGCAGAGTCATGGCGCCACGCTCACCGACAAGAACGGCGTGTTCCGTCTGGAGATGCCGCAGATTGTTCCCGCTTTTGGCCAGCCGCATGGTCACCTCGCCTATGACAGTGGCGAATTCAAAACCGTTTTTCTGCGTCCCGTGATGCGAAGTGCCAAGGATACTAGGCTCGAGGCGCACTTCGTTCTTCAGCCGGCTTGA
- a CDS encoding Crp/Fnr family transcriptional regulator — MASIDTSLVSQLPLFAGLGADELDAILREARSLRVAKNSAVFEQGEDAVSFFVLLHGHVRASKTTPAGEQVVVRYVGPGESFGVAMAIGLTRYPATATAVDDSVVLAWPSSTWPRLVAQYPMLATNTLRTVGDRLQETHSRVIEMSTQQVEQRVAHALLRLAKQSGRKVENGVAIDFPISRQDIAQMTGTTLHTVSRLLSGWESRGLIESGRQRIVLREPHQLVLLAEQNPGDGAS, encoded by the coding sequence ATGGCGAGTATCGACACCTCCCTCGTATCGCAACTGCCGCTGTTCGCCGGGCTCGGCGCCGACGAACTCGACGCCATCCTGCGCGAGGCGCGGTCGCTGCGGGTGGCGAAGAATTCCGCCGTGTTCGAACAGGGCGAAGACGCGGTGTCGTTCTTCGTGCTGCTGCACGGCCATGTCCGCGCCAGCAAGACCACGCCGGCCGGCGAGCAGGTGGTGGTGCGCTATGTCGGCCCCGGCGAGAGCTTCGGCGTGGCGATGGCGATCGGCCTGACGCGCTATCCGGCGACCGCGACCGCGGTCGACGACAGCGTCGTGCTGGCATGGCCGTCATCGACCTGGCCGCGGCTGGTCGCGCAATATCCGATGCTCGCCACCAATACGCTGCGCACCGTGGGCGACCGGCTGCAGGAGACCCACAGCCGCGTGATCGAGATGTCGACCCAGCAGGTCGAGCAGCGCGTCGCCCATGCGCTGCTGCGGCTCGCCAAGCAATCCGGCCGCAAGGTCGAGAACGGCGTCGCGATCGATTTTCCGATCAGCCGCCAGGACATCGCGCAGATGACCGGCACCACGCTGCACACGGTGAGCCGTCTGCTCAGCGGCTGGGAGAGCCGCGGTCTAATCGAAAGCGGCCGTCAGCGCATCGTGCTGCGCGAGCCGCACCAGCTGGTGCTGCTGGCGGAGCAAAATCCGGGCGACGGCGCGTCCTGA
- a CDS encoding DUF1858 domain-containing protein, producing the protein MPIHRAILVEDVMRRWPVTIRIFLNNKLGCVGCPIAGFHSVADCCREHGIDEGAFLAALRAAIA; encoded by the coding sequence ATGCCCATTCACCGCGCGATCCTGGTCGAGGACGTGATGCGCCGCTGGCCCGTCACGATCCGAATCTTCCTGAACAACAAGCTCGGCTGCGTCGGCTGCCCGATCGCCGGCTTTCATTCGGTCGCGGATTGCTGCCGCGAGCATGGCATCGACGAGGGCGCGTTTCTGGCGGCGCTGCGCGCCGCGATCGCCTGA
- a CDS encoding Fe(3+) ABC transporter substrate-binding protein, with amino-acid sequence MTQRYVRAVAIAAALSALTVSELRAEQVNVYTYRETKLVQPLFDAFTKDSGIKVNVISASSGLEQRIKAEGAGSPADVLLTVDIGRIDEAVQAGVTQPIKSEIIDSVVPAQYRDPDGHWAGISMRARVIYASKDRVKQDAITYEQLADPKWKGKICIRSGQHIYNNGLFAAYLAHHGEAKTEAWLRGVKANLAQKPSGGDREAARDVAAGKCDIGIGNTYYWALMMNNDPAKKPWAEATRVILPTFADGGTHVNLSGVLLIKTAPNRANGVKLIEWLVGETAQQIYADANYEYPVRAGVAINPTIAGYGKLIPDPLPIAKIAANRKAASTLVDKVGFDN; translated from the coding sequence ATGACCCAACGTTACGTCCGCGCCGTTGCCATCGCAGCCGCGCTGAGCGCCCTGACCGTGTCCGAGCTGCGCGCCGAACAGGTCAACGTCTACACCTATCGCGAGACCAAGCTAGTGCAGCCGCTGTTCGACGCCTTCACCAAGGACAGCGGCATCAAGGTCAATGTGATCTCGGCCAGTTCCGGCCTCGAACAGCGTATCAAGGCCGAGGGCGCCGGCAGCCCGGCCGACGTGCTGCTGACGGTCGACATCGGCCGCATCGACGAGGCGGTGCAAGCGGGCGTGACCCAGCCGATCAAATCCGAAATCATCGACAGCGTCGTGCCGGCGCAATATCGCGACCCCGACGGCCACTGGGCCGGCATCTCGATGCGCGCCCGCGTCATCTACGCCTCGAAAGACCGGGTCAAGCAGGACGCCATCACCTATGAGCAGCTCGCCGATCCGAAATGGAAGGGCAAGATCTGCATCCGCTCCGGCCAGCACATCTACAATAACGGCTTGTTCGCGGCCTATCTGGCGCATCACGGCGAGGCCAAGACCGAGGCCTGGCTGCGCGGCGTCAAGGCCAATCTGGCGCAGAAGCCGTCGGGCGGCGACCGCGAGGCGGCGCGCGACGTCGCCGCGGGCAAATGCGATATCGGCATCGGCAACACCTACTACTGGGCGCTGATGATGAACAACGACCCGGCGAAGAAGCCGTGGGCCGAGGCCACCCGCGTCATCCTGCCGACCTTCGCGGACGGCGGCACCCACGTCAATCTGTCCGGCGTGCTGCTGATCAAGACCGCGCCGAACCGCGCCAACGGCGTCAAGCTGATCGAATGGCTGGTCGGCGAGACCGCGCAGCAGATCTATGCCGACGCCAATTACGAATATCCGGTGCGCGCCGGCGTCGCCATCAACCCGACCATCGCCGGCTACGGCAAGCTCATTCCCGACCCGCTGCCGATCGCCAAGATCGCGGCCAACCGCAAGGCAGCCTCGACCCTGGTCGACAAGGTCGGGTTCGACAATTGA